In one window of Aceticella autotrophica DNA:
- a CDS encoding Uma2 family endonuclease, which translates to MFVPLPKEYRKYTYRDYMTWPEDERWEIINGTPYMQAAPTWQHQAVLLGLSRQFANYLQNKTCNIFTSPFDLRLPENDEEDEDVINVLQPDLVVVCDKSKLQKTGYFGVPELIIEVVSPASGRKDKIEKFNLYEKAGVKEYWLVEPEEKVAMVFTLHDKSYGRPEMYSENDSVKVSIFEDLIIDLKLVFSY; encoded by the coding sequence ATGTTTGTACCTTTGCCAAAAGAATATAGAAAATATACTTATAGGGATTATATGACATGGCCAGAGGACGAGAGATGGGAAATAATTAATGGCACTCCTTATATGCAAGCTGCTCCAACATGGCAACACCAGGCAGTATTGTTGGGGTTATCAAGACAATTTGCAAATTATTTACAGAATAAAACATGCAATATATTTACTTCGCCCTTTGATTTGCGTTTGCCGGAAAACGATGAGGAAGACGAAGATGTTATTAACGTGCTTCAACCTGACTTGGTTGTTGTATGCGATAAATCAAAATTACAAAAAACGGGGTATTTTGGAGTTCCTGAGTTAATTATTGAAGTAGTTTCTCCTGCTTCAGGCAGAAAAGATAAGATTGAAAAATTTAACTTATATGAAAAGGCTGGAGTAAAGGAATATTGGCTTGTTGAACCTGAAGAAAAGGTTGCTATGGTTTTTACACTTCATGATAAGAGTTATGGGAGACCTGAAATGTATTCTGAAAATGATTCCGTAAAGGTAAGCATATTTGAAGACCTTATAATTGATCTAAAACTTGTATTTTCTTATTAG